A portion of the Krasilnikovia cinnamomea genome contains these proteins:
- a CDS encoding peptidoglycan-binding domain-containing protein — MSGEVYLRRGDSGDYVEQVQQRLTELGFSTGGVDRDYGRKTVEAVQAFQATYQLEITGQVDESTWGMLFSSHEGQNIAADDPTDVATADRFVELCLHQVNDRYVLGTNADENNPDEDEFDCAELISWACARLGVEFPSYSVSQIDASHHAGLGLSVSEAASVRGALLFRRAGHNGSQYNHVAVSLGTGDETIEAMGRAHGVAVGEIGNRFTDGGYIPGIQYH, encoded by the coding sequence ATGTCCGGCGAGGTCTACCTGAGGCGGGGTGACTCAGGGGATTACGTGGAGCAGGTTCAGCAACGGCTGACGGAGCTGGGATTCTCGACCGGCGGCGTGGACCGCGACTACGGCCGCAAGACGGTCGAGGCCGTGCAGGCGTTCCAGGCGACGTACCAGTTGGAGATCACCGGCCAGGTGGACGAGTCCACCTGGGGAATGCTCTTCTCCAGCCACGAGGGGCAGAACATCGCCGCAGACGACCCGACCGACGTCGCGACCGCCGACCGGTTCGTGGAGCTCTGCCTGCACCAGGTCAACGACCGGTACGTCCTCGGCACGAACGCGGACGAGAACAACCCGGACGAGGACGAGTTCGACTGCGCGGAACTGATCTCCTGGGCCTGTGCCCGGCTCGGGGTCGAGTTCCCCAGCTACTCGGTGTCGCAGATCGACGCGTCGCACCACGCCGGGCTCGGCCTGTCCGTCTCGGAGGCCGCCTCGGTCCGTGGCGCGCTGCTGTTCCGCCGCGCCGGCCACAACGGTTCGCAGTACAACCACGTCGCGGTGTCGCTGGGCACCGGCGACGAGACCATCGAGGCGATGGGCCGCGCGCACGGCGTAGCGGTGGGCGAGATCGGCAACCGCTTCACCGACGGCGGCTACATCCCCGGCATCCAGTACCACTGA
- a CDS encoding aminoglycoside phosphotransferase family protein, which translates to MFVEERSRPVLFEVCRLLGLRASDAVLLRHHSNAVYGIDDVVVKIAPGEVAMGQVRSVVALVRWLTRLGFPTVPLSPALAQPIRVAGHAVTVWERLDPAHDRPVTTAELGSLLHRLHSLPLPEIDLPDLRPLESIHRSLTLSEILDEDARAFLFGRLESLGKSWSEMTFPRGNSLIQTDPQTRNALRRLDGTPVLADWDGAGVGPREWDIATIAVHCRRFGLPGAASFADFTDTYGWWDVESWESFESLCRLRELQMIATNARKCRPGTSAAAEVLRRVEGLQADAYDMTGWRIL; encoded by the coding sequence ATGTTTGTCGAGGAGCGAAGCCGCCCGGTGCTGTTCGAGGTGTGCCGCCTCCTGGGGTTACGCGCCTCCGACGCGGTTCTTCTCCGCCATCACAGCAACGCCGTATACGGGATCGATGACGTCGTCGTGAAGATCGCCCCGGGCGAGGTCGCCATGGGCCAGGTGCGTTCCGTAGTCGCGCTCGTCCGATGGCTGACCCGGTTGGGGTTCCCCACGGTGCCGCTCAGCCCTGCGTTGGCCCAACCCATCCGCGTCGCGGGACATGCCGTTACCGTCTGGGAGCGGCTGGACCCGGCTCACGACCGTCCCGTAACGACAGCGGAGCTGGGATCACTGCTTCATCGCCTTCATTCGCTGCCCCTCCCGGAAATTGACCTTCCCGACCTGCGGCCCCTCGAAAGCATTCATCGCTCACTGACCCTCTCCGAGATTCTCGACGAGGACGCCCGCGCGTTTCTCTTCGGTCGACTTGAGTCGTTGGGCAAGTCCTGGTCGGAGATGACATTTCCGCGGGGCAACAGCCTCATCCAGACCGATCCGCAGACCAGAAATGCGCTACGCAGGCTCGATGGGACCCCGGTGCTGGCGGACTGGGACGGGGCTGGTGTGGGACCACGCGAATGGGATATCGCCACCATCGCCGTCCATTGCCGTCGCTTCGGATTGCCCGGGGCGGCATCGTTCGCTGACTTCACCGACACATACGGGTGGTGGGACGTCGAATCATGGGAAAGCTTCGAATCCTTGTGCCGCCTTCGTGAACTTCAGATGATCGCAACCAACGCCCGCAAATGCCGACCCGGCACGTCGGCAGCGGCCGAGGTCCTTCGTCGTGTCGAGGGCCTGCAAGCGGACGCCTACGACATGACGGGCTGGCGGATCCTCTGA
- a CDS encoding Imm1 family immunity protein has translation MSLLTTFTVRWDNGKKSVLVEDIEQLDTALDQIENERGPKGRVFVVDITNGRNANGVARGLHMTVGHPVRNRVFWMGPGDNVGFEPELEPWNGDAIEFDYGHLPTEETPETLRVSRMKAREAAREFIRTNERPTCLAWQTVPSPAT, from the coding sequence TTGAGCCTGTTGACAACGTTTACGGTCCGATGGGACAACGGAAAGAAGTCCGTCCTCGTCGAGGACATTGAGCAGCTCGATACTGCGCTTGATCAGATCGAGAACGAGCGTGGTCCGAAAGGCCGGGTGTTCGTGGTCGATATCACGAATGGCAGGAACGCGAATGGGGTTGCGCGCGGCCTGCATATGACCGTTGGGCATCCCGTACGTAACCGAGTTTTCTGGATGGGTCCGGGCGACAACGTCGGCTTTGAGCCTGAGCTGGAGCCGTGGAACGGCGACGCGATCGAGTTCGACTACGGGCATCTCCCTACCGAGGAGACGCCGGAAACGTTGCGAGTCAGTCGAATGAAGGCGCGAGAAGCTGCGCGCGAGTTCATCCGCACCAACGAGCGACCGACGTGCCTTGCCTGGCAAACCGTTCCGTCCCCAGCAACCTGA
- a CDS encoding globin domain-containing protein — translation MLNPTSAAVVRATLPAVRDHAEEITGAFYARMFAAHPELLNLFNRGNQATGRQRQALAAAVVGYARHLLGDDPVPWEPIATRIAHKHASLGITPAQYPIVGRHLMAAVGEVLGAAVTPEVARAWDEVYWLFACELVAREARLYHAAGVDDPAQAWRDWQVAERTAEADDVVSLTLAPSDGSAAGTFVPGQYVSVAVDLGGGAGRQIRQYSLSGAPGLPTWQITVKRVRARAGGPDGVVSTYLHERVGVGDRLRLSPPFGDVSSVGGDGPLLLVSAGIGVTPAMSALQDLARRDPGRDVVLVHADRTGTAHPLRRHLPALSRAMPRLRLDLWYEHGDADIATGARVNSGRVDPERIPLPEGADVHLCGPLPFMNHVRAGLLRRGVPGDRIAYEVFGPELLTA, via the coding sequence GTGCTCAACCCCACATCAGCGGCCGTCGTCCGCGCGACCCTGCCCGCCGTCCGCGACCACGCCGAGGAGATCACCGGTGCCTTCTACGCGCGGATGTTCGCCGCACACCCCGAGCTGCTGAACCTGTTCAACCGGGGGAACCAGGCCACCGGCCGGCAACGGCAGGCGCTGGCGGCGGCCGTCGTCGGCTACGCCCGACACCTCCTCGGCGACGACCCGGTGCCGTGGGAGCCGATCGCCACCCGCATCGCGCACAAGCACGCGTCGCTCGGCATCACGCCCGCGCAGTACCCGATCGTCGGCCGGCACCTGATGGCCGCGGTCGGCGAGGTGCTCGGGGCCGCGGTCACCCCGGAGGTCGCCCGCGCCTGGGACGAGGTCTACTGGCTGTTCGCCTGCGAACTCGTCGCCCGCGAGGCACGGCTCTACCACGCCGCCGGGGTGGACGACCCCGCTCAGGCCTGGCGCGACTGGCAGGTCGCCGAGCGGACCGCCGAAGCAGACGACGTCGTCTCGCTGACCCTCGCGCCGTCGGACGGGTCGGCGGCGGGCACGTTCGTGCCGGGACAGTACGTCTCCGTCGCGGTGGATCTCGGCGGCGGGGCGGGACGGCAGATCCGCCAGTACAGCCTGTCCGGAGCGCCCGGCCTGCCCACCTGGCAGATCACGGTCAAGCGGGTACGCGCACGCGCGGGCGGCCCGGACGGCGTCGTCTCCACGTACCTGCACGAGCGGGTCGGCGTGGGTGACCGGCTGCGGTTGAGCCCGCCGTTCGGTGACGTCAGCAGCGTCGGCGGAGACGGTCCGCTACTGCTGGTCAGCGCGGGCATCGGGGTCACCCCGGCGATGTCGGCGTTGCAGGATCTCGCGCGCCGCGACCCGGGCCGCGACGTGGTGCTGGTGCATGCCGACCGCACCGGCACCGCGCACCCGCTGCGCAGGCACCTGCCCGCCCTCAGCCGGGCCATGCCCCGGTTGCGGCTGGATCTCTGGTACGAGCACGGCGACGCCGACATCGCCACCGGCGCCCGGGTGAACTCCGGGCGGGTCGACCCCGAACGCATCCCGCTGCCCGAGGGCGCCGACGTGCACCTCTGCGGGCCGTTGCCGTTCATGAATCACGTCCGTGCCGGGCTGCTGCGCCGTGGGGTGCCGGGCGACCGGATCGCGTACGAGGTGTTCGGGCCGGAGCTGCTCACCGCCTGA
- a CDS encoding substrate-binding domain-containing protein produces MATVIAAWPDGDSELFVAALWFSVGGAVPILLLLGALVLRSIRRRRLGRTRPRLPRVIVRRRIFAASVVVLLAAATGGAVSLLRHDGAPGDAVVPAALACPEAGLRVAAAPEIAPVIQAAARKVNPGGADCGPITVWAQTPAATQAATPKPDVWIPSSSAWLRIAAADGARYTAEGTPLAFSPIVLAASAATAEQFTVRGEASWAALVDGVAKHRIARVSMADPLRDTTGILAVYAVHQAMARTTKDPGIAQLRALTLRSRLQNPTADPAALLHQAATGAVQDIGVVPTTEQQLSAYRRGTHAVELTGMVPADGPAEADYPYAISATATHRDLAERLRAAIEPEALTAAGFRVAATPHALPLPGRVDGLLGPALQWAQYRTLKSQVLVMIDGSGSMNQKITDKAGQSTTKAALLRETGLSVSQLFGDDTTIGLWQFGTPTAASPAHQEVIPLGPITAKVGGKTRREILSGGIAGYRPLPNSGTPLFRSVLDGQAMMRERAAPGTVTLVVVLTDGKDEQSRFAMDSATFGEQLKAANDPRRPVPIIAVGYGANADMNALTAMARTTGGTAVAATDPADVAAAMAQAFLAAHAPS; encoded by the coding sequence ATGGCGACCGTGATCGCGGCCTGGCCGGACGGTGACAGCGAATTGTTCGTCGCCGCACTGTGGTTCTCCGTCGGCGGCGCCGTACCGATCCTGCTGCTGCTGGGGGCGCTGGTGCTGCGCTCGATCCGCCGCCGGCGCCTCGGCCGGACGCGGCCCAGACTGCCCCGCGTCATCGTGCGCCGCCGGATCTTCGCCGCGTCCGTCGTCGTGCTCCTCGCGGCGGCGACCGGCGGCGCGGTCAGCTTGCTGCGGCACGACGGCGCACCCGGCGACGCGGTCGTCCCGGCCGCGCTGGCCTGCCCGGAGGCCGGTCTGCGGGTGGCCGCCGCGCCCGAGATCGCTCCGGTGATCCAGGCGGCGGCGCGCAAGGTCAACCCCGGTGGCGCGGACTGCGGCCCGATCACGGTCTGGGCGCAGACCCCGGCGGCGACACAGGCCGCGACGCCGAAACCGGACGTGTGGATCCCGTCGAGCAGCGCCTGGCTGCGCATCGCGGCGGCGGACGGCGCGCGGTACACCGCCGAGGGCACGCCGCTGGCGTTCTCCCCGATCGTCCTGGCCGCCTCCGCCGCCACGGCCGAGCAGTTCACCGTACGGGGTGAGGCCTCCTGGGCCGCCCTGGTCGACGGGGTCGCCAAGCACCGCATCGCCCGGGTGTCCATGGCGGACCCGCTGCGCGACACCACCGGCATCCTCGCCGTGTACGCGGTGCACCAGGCGATGGCCCGCACCACGAAGGACCCGGGAATCGCCCAACTGCGGGCGCTGACCCTGCGCAGCCGCCTGCAGAATCCGACCGCCGACCCGGCCGCGCTGCTGCACCAGGCGGCGACCGGCGCCGTCCAGGACATCGGGGTGGTGCCGACCACCGAGCAGCAGTTGTCCGCGTACCGGCGGGGCACGCACGCGGTGGAGCTCACCGGAATGGTTCCGGCCGACGGCCCGGCCGAGGCCGACTACCCGTACGCGATCTCGGCGACCGCCACCCACCGCGACCTGGCCGAGCGCCTGCGCGCGGCGATCGAGCCGGAGGCGCTCACCGCCGCCGGGTTCCGGGTGGCCGCGACGCCGCACGCCCTGCCCTTGCCGGGGCGGGTGGACGGCCTGCTCGGTCCCGCGTTGCAGTGGGCGCAGTACAGGACGCTGAAGTCCCAGGTGCTCGTGATGATCGACGGTTCGGGGTCGATGAACCAGAAGATCACCGACAAGGCCGGACAGAGCACCACGAAGGCCGCGCTGCTGCGCGAGACCGGCCTCAGCGTCAGCCAGCTCTTCGGCGACGACACCACGATCGGCCTGTGGCAGTTCGGCACGCCGACGGCGGCCAGCCCCGCCCACCAGGAGGTCATCCCGCTCGGCCCGATCACCGCGAAGGTCGGCGGCAAGACCCGCCGCGAGATCCTCAGCGGGGGCATCGCCGGTTACCGTCCCCTGCCGAACTCCGGAACTCCGCTGTTCCGGTCCGTGCTGGACGGCCAGGCGATGATGCGGGAACGCGCCGCGCCCGGCACGGTCACTCTCGTCGTGGTGCTCACCGACGGCAAGGACGAGCAGTCGCGGTTCGCGATGGATTCCGCCACGTTCGGCGAACAGCTGAAGGCGGCCAACGATCCGCGCCGCCCCGTACCGATCATCGCGGTGGGCTACGGCGCGAACGCGGACATGAACGCGCTGACCGCGATGGCCCGCACCACCGGCGGCACGGCCGTGGCGGCCACCGACCCGGCCGACGTGGCCGCGGCGATGGCCCAGGCGTTCCTCGCCGCGCACGCACCCAGCTGA
- a CDS encoding cytochrome P450 family protein — protein MTAALPVDADFLRDPYPTYEQLRVQAPVCRVRLPDGSPVWLVTRYSDVRAALADQRLSLDKRNGDGSWQGFSLPSALDANLGNMDPPDHTRVRRLVSQAFTPRRVESLRPRIQETADALLDAAAARGSADLVRDYAGPLPVAVICELLGVPAADRDEFRSWTDTMMTPPAHDRAAAARAVGAIHAYLEKLLAAKRAEPGDDLLSALIAVRDDGDRLSEHELTSLAFLLLLAGYENTVHAIGTGLLTLLRHPEVLAQVRADPARLTATIEELLRLEPPSPVVLRRFPVEDLTIGGVPIPRGETVLLVVAAANRDPAEFPAPEAVDPQRSGSHLTFGHGIHFCLAASLARTELDVAIGTVVRRFPALRLAVPDAELGWRPSFRTRGLASLPVLLT, from the coding sequence ATGACGGCGGCACTGCCGGTCGACGCGGACTTCCTCCGCGATCCGTACCCGACGTATGAGCAGCTCAGAGTGCAGGCCCCGGTCTGTCGCGTGCGGCTGCCCGACGGCTCCCCCGTGTGGCTCGTGACCCGGTACTCCGACGTCCGCGCCGCACTCGCCGACCAACGGCTGTCGCTGGACAAGCGCAACGGCGACGGCAGCTGGCAGGGTTTCTCCCTGCCATCGGCATTGGACGCCAACCTGGGCAACATGGACCCGCCCGACCACACCCGGGTGCGGCGGCTGGTGTCCCAGGCGTTCACCCCGCGCCGGGTGGAGAGCCTGCGGCCCCGCATCCAGGAGACCGCCGACGCGCTCCTCGACGCGGCGGCGGCGCGGGGCTCCGCCGACCTCGTCCGCGACTACGCCGGCCCGCTGCCGGTGGCCGTCATCTGTGAGCTGCTGGGGGTTCCCGCGGCCGACCGCGACGAGTTCCGGTCCTGGACCGACACGATGATGACGCCGCCCGCACACGACCGTGCCGCCGCGGCGCGCGCGGTCGGCGCGATCCACGCGTACCTGGAGAAGCTGCTGGCGGCCAAGCGCGCCGAACCGGGCGACGACCTGCTGTCCGCGCTGATCGCCGTGCGCGACGACGGCGACCGGCTCAGCGAGCACGAGCTGACCTCCCTGGCGTTCCTGCTGCTGCTGGCCGGTTACGAGAACACGGTGCACGCCATCGGCACCGGCCTGTTGACCCTGCTGCGCCACCCGGAGGTGCTGGCCCAGGTCCGCGCCGACCCGGCACGGCTCACCGCGACGATCGAGGAACTGCTGCGGCTGGAGCCGCCCTCGCCCGTGGTGCTGCGGCGCTTCCCCGTCGAGGACCTCACGATCGGCGGGGTGCCGATCCCGCGCGGCGAGACGGTGCTGCTCGTGGTGGCCGCCGCCAACCGTGACCCCGCCGAGTTCCCCGCCCCGGAGGCGGTGGATCCGCAGCGCTCCGGTAGCCACCTGACCTTCGGGCACGGCATCCACTTCTGCCTGGCCGCGTCGCTGGCCCGCACGGAGTTGGACGTGGCCATCGGCACCGTGGTGCGCCGCTTTCCGGCGCTGCGGCTCGCCGTACCCGACGCGGAGCTTGGGTGGCGGCCGTCGTTCCGTACCCGAGGTCTGGCCTCGCTTCCGGTCCTGCTCACCTGA
- a CDS encoding histone-like nucleoid-structuring protein Lsr2 has product MAKQIVTVLTDDLDGGEADRTVEFALDGVNYTIDLSDRNTGKLRKALEPYITAGTRVGRSQIDNRGRGRRGALVPASRSSREQNQAIREWASKNGYDVSDRGRIPTSVVDAFNSQR; this is encoded by the coding sequence ATGGCTAAGCAGATTGTTACCGTTTTGACCGATGACCTTGATGGCGGCGAGGCGGACCGTACGGTGGAGTTCGCGCTGGACGGCGTGAACTACACCATCGATTTGTCGGACCGGAACACGGGGAAGCTTCGTAAGGCGCTGGAGCCGTATATCACCGCGGGCACGCGGGTCGGCCGCAGCCAGATCGACAACCGTGGCCGTGGCCGGCGTGGCGCCCTGGTGCCGGCCAGCCGGTCCAGCCGCGAGCAGAACCAGGCGATCCGGGAGTGGGCTTCCAAGAACGGTTACGACGTGTCCGACCGCGGCCGTATCCCGACCTCGGTGGTGGACGCGTTCAACAGCCAGCGGTGA
- the bluB gene encoding 5,6-dimethylbenzimidazole synthase: protein MTGQLYDAIHQRRDVRGEFTGAPIPAGVLDRVLAAAHAAPSVGLSQPWDFVLVRDRALREAFHAHVRQERDVFAAGLAGEQADRFSRIKIDGVLESTMSIVVTYDPDRGSPAVLGRHAIADAGLYSVCLAIQNLWLAATAERLGVGWVSFYREAYVQKLLDIPADIRPVAWLCLGPVTHLERVPDLERHGWRQRRPWQDAIHHDRWQH, encoded by the coding sequence ATGACCGGCCAGCTGTACGACGCCATCCACCAGCGCCGCGACGTACGGGGCGAGTTCACCGGCGCCCCGATCCCGGCCGGGGTCCTGGATCGGGTGCTGGCCGCCGCCCATGCCGCTCCCAGCGTCGGCCTGTCGCAACCCTGGGACTTCGTCCTGGTCCGCGACCGCGCACTACGGGAGGCGTTTCACGCTCACGTGCGGCAGGAGCGCGACGTCTTCGCGGCCGGACTGGCCGGGGAGCAGGCGGACCGGTTCTCCCGGATCAAGATCGACGGGGTGCTGGAGTCCACAATGTCGATCGTGGTCACCTACGACCCGGATCGCGGCAGCCCGGCCGTACTCGGCCGGCACGCCATCGCCGACGCGGGCCTGTACTCGGTGTGCCTGGCGATTCAGAACCTGTGGCTGGCGGCCACCGCCGAGCGGCTCGGCGTGGGATGGGTGTCGTTCTACCGCGAGGCGTACGTCCAGAAGCTGCTGGACATCCCGGCCGACATCCGACCCGTGGCCTGGCTGTGCCTCGGCCCGGTCACCCACCTCGAACGGGTGCCCGACCTGGAACGCCACGGCTGGCGGCAGCGCCGCCCCTGGCAGGACGCGATACATCACGACCGGTGGCAGCACTGA
- a CDS encoding 2'-5' RNA ligase family protein — MKDADRTLTAEAVAAEELRCFREIRQLRDHWAGGGGRRAYCWYLTFEGCTELRALAKRCRDRTALRYYDFTPPSELHMTLDRIAFEGEIPPDVLRAVASAATMACRGVPPLDINIGGLGGTPGAIGLSVFPRGPVQRLRDALRAATLSVSPSAQVKNSDFRPHVALAYCNSDVRAAHAIAAVERLSTVGAVAVTVKHVAVVLVERRQRAYSWNAITQIPLTGGA, encoded by the coding sequence GTGAAGGACGCCGACCGCACCTTGACGGCTGAAGCCGTCGCGGCGGAGGAACTCCGATGTTTCCGGGAGATCCGACAGCTACGGGATCACTGGGCTGGCGGCGGTGGTCGGCGGGCATATTGCTGGTACCTGACGTTCGAGGGCTGCACCGAACTGCGGGCCCTGGCAAAGCGCTGCCGAGACCGAACCGCTCTTCGCTACTACGACTTCACACCACCGTCTGAACTACACATGACGCTCGACCGGATAGCGTTCGAAGGCGAGATCCCGCCCGACGTGCTGAGGGCGGTCGCGTCGGCCGCCACCATGGCATGTCGCGGAGTTCCGCCCCTCGACATCAACATTGGTGGACTCGGGGGTACGCCGGGAGCGATTGGTCTGAGCGTATTTCCGCGTGGACCCGTCCAGCGTCTTCGTGACGCCCTTCGCGCAGCGACACTGTCGGTGTCGCCTTCCGCTCAGGTCAAGAACTCGGACTTCCGCCCGCATGTTGCGCTGGCGTACTGCAACTCTGATGTGCGCGCGGCTCACGCCATTGCTGCGGTCGAACGTTTGAGCACAGTCGGAGCCGTGGCTGTCACGGTCAAACATGTCGCGGTTGTCCTGGTCGAGCGGCGGCAGCGTGCCTACTCCTGGAACGCGATCACTCAGATTCCCCTGACCGGCGGTGCGTGA
- a CDS encoding EAL domain-containing protein, with amino-acid sequence MLTHPGPGEFTALRERSAENRQVGELLRTARQALGLSVAFLSRMDGTHQHIEILDSALPLTGQHSMTNPVEMTFCQAVMDGRLPPVIPDMRVFPEAMELPGARLAHIRSFVSVPVVLSDGSVYGTFCAAGLAPDDRLSPRDLALMEVLAQAASVIIEPGLREQERLSAIERRIVPVIAGGGPTVLLQPIVDLATRRRTGAEALSRFPQEWRMPPDACFAEANSIGERHRLELLALRRAADHLPHVSGYVSMNVSPSTVLTRECGEFLDRLPLNRVVLELSEHDPVEDYDALKAALAPLRARGMQLAIDDVGAGFSSLRHIVITAPDVIKLDRSIVAGIADDTVLSVVTHALAELAGVTGARLVAEGIETEADATALEGLGVDLGQGWHFGAATTVNELSDYYRRGEQRSPVPAHP; translated from the coding sequence ATGCTGACGCATCCGGGACCCGGGGAGTTCACGGCGCTGCGGGAGCGGAGCGCGGAGAACCGCCAGGTCGGGGAGCTGCTGCGTACGGCCCGGCAGGCGCTCGGGCTCAGCGTCGCCTTCCTGAGCCGGATGGACGGCACCCATCAGCACATCGAGATCCTGGACTCGGCGCTGCCGCTGACCGGGCAGCACAGCATGACCAATCCCGTGGAGATGACGTTCTGCCAGGCGGTCATGGACGGCCGTCTGCCACCGGTGATCCCGGACATGCGGGTGTTCCCGGAGGCGATGGAGCTGCCGGGCGCCCGCCTGGCGCACATCCGCAGCTTCGTGTCGGTACCAGTGGTGCTCAGCGACGGCTCTGTGTACGGCACGTTCTGCGCCGCCGGCCTCGCGCCGGACGACCGCCTCAGCCCCCGTGACCTGGCCCTGATGGAGGTGCTGGCGCAGGCCGCTTCGGTGATCATCGAGCCGGGTCTGCGGGAGCAGGAGCGCCTCTCGGCGATCGAGCGCCGGATCGTGCCCGTGATCGCGGGCGGCGGTCCGACCGTACTGTTGCAGCCCATCGTCGACCTGGCCACCCGGCGGCGGACGGGCGCGGAGGCGCTGAGCCGCTTCCCGCAGGAGTGGCGGATGCCGCCGGACGCGTGCTTCGCCGAGGCGAACTCGATCGGCGAGCGGCACCGCCTCGAACTGCTGGCCTTGCGGCGGGCGGCCGACCATCTGCCGCACGTCTCCGGGTACGTGTCGATGAACGTCTCCCCGTCGACGGTGTTGACCCGCGAGTGCGGGGAGTTCCTCGACCGGCTGCCGCTAAACCGGGTGGTGCTGGAACTCTCCGAGCACGACCCGGTGGAGGACTACGACGCGCTCAAGGCGGCCCTGGCCCCGCTGCGGGCTCGTGGCATGCAGCTCGCCATCGACGATGTCGGTGCGGGCTTCTCGTCCCTGCGGCACATCGTGATCACGGCGCCGGATGTCATCAAGCTGGACCGCAGCATCGTGGCCGGGATCGCCGACGACACGGTGCTCAGCGTGGTCACGCACGCGCTCGCGGAGCTCGCCGGGGTCACCGGGGCGCGGCTGGTCGCCGAGGGCATCGAGACCGAGGCGGACGCGACGGCGCTGGAAGGGCTCGGCGTCGATCTCGGGCAGGGCTGGCACTTCGGCGCGGCGACCACGGTGAACGAGCTGAGCGACTACTACCGGCGCGGCGAGCAGCGGTCGCCGGTCCCCGCCCACCCGTAG
- a CDS encoding L,D-transpeptidase family protein, with translation MVWRILTSTAAAAVTLTFATACDNGGGTAAAPAPVPSASVAAPTTSTPPSTPSPAASVSVSTPPKPVGKLRRGDKGPEVVALQRRLTELGYWNGKKADGTFGATTQQGVFALQKAAGLGRDGVVGPKTAKALERGVRPTARSKTGHVIEIDKKKQLLLVVQNGAVTGILNTSTGSNQNYEYKDNTYLAHTPSGKFKVYRQIDGWRHGPLGPLYRPKYFNGGIAVHGAYSIPPYPASHGCARVSIPAMDWLWSKDHLAPKTKIWVY, from the coding sequence ATGGTGTGGAGGATTCTCACGTCCACGGCGGCCGCCGCCGTGACGCTCACATTCGCGACCGCCTGCGACAACGGCGGTGGCACCGCGGCGGCTCCGGCCCCCGTACCGTCTGCGTCGGTGGCCGCGCCCACGACGTCGACCCCGCCCTCCACGCCCAGCCCGGCCGCGTCCGTGTCGGTGTCCACGCCGCCCAAGCCGGTCGGCAAGCTGCGCCGCGGCGACAAGGGCCCCGAAGTGGTGGCGCTGCAGCGGCGGCTCACCGAGCTCGGCTACTGGAACGGCAAGAAGGCGGACGGCACGTTCGGCGCCACCACCCAGCAGGGGGTGTTCGCCCTGCAGAAGGCCGCGGGCCTGGGCCGCGACGGCGTCGTCGGCCCCAAGACCGCCAAGGCGCTGGAGCGCGGCGTCCGGCCGACCGCCCGCAGCAAGACCGGCCACGTCATCGAGATCGACAAGAAGAAGCAGCTCCTGCTGGTCGTCCAGAACGGCGCGGTCACCGGGATCCTCAACACCTCGACCGGCTCGAACCAGAACTACGAGTACAAGGACAACACGTATCTGGCGCACACCCCGAGCGGGAAGTTCAAGGTGTACCGGCAGATCGACGGCTGGCGGCACGGCCCGCTCGGCCCGCTGTACCGGCCGAAGTACTTCAACGGCGGCATCGCGGTGCACGGGGCGTACAGCATCCCGCCGTACCCGGCGTCGCACGGGTGCGCCCGGGTCAGCATCCCGGCGATGGACTGGCTCTGGTCGAAAGACCACCTGGCGCCGAAGACCAAGATCTGGGTGTACTAG
- a CDS encoding CGNR zinc finger domain-containing protein produces the protein MSWKASARHGVREAPAGLALLQDLLNTRATMSCGPDLLASADDAQRWLTEAVATWSRVASLPAPVLLLSSTDLRSLRRLRSTFEGVVLAGRRTVEPDGALPPADVPVSLVPDADGWVRMVPAGRGTRWLASALWAEALLAQQAGLWPRLKLCHNVDCRVAFFDTSRNNSGVWHDVSTCGNTANLRAFRERKRLLGESGSQLPHPER, from the coding sequence ATGTCATGGAAGGCCAGCGCCCGGCACGGCGTGCGTGAGGCTCCCGCCGGTCTCGCCCTGCTGCAGGACCTGCTGAACACCCGGGCCACCATGTCCTGCGGCCCGGACCTGCTGGCCTCGGCGGACGACGCCCAGCGCTGGCTCACCGAGGCCGTCGCCACCTGGTCGCGGGTCGCCAGCCTGCCCGCCCCCGTCCTGCTGCTCTCGTCCACGGATCTGCGCTCGTTGCGCCGCCTGCGCAGCACGTTCGAAGGAGTCGTGCTGGCGGGGCGCCGCACGGTCGAGCCCGACGGCGCGCTGCCCCCCGCCGACGTGCCGGTCAGCCTGGTGCCCGACGCGGACGGCTGGGTACGCATGGTGCCCGCCGGCCGGGGCACCCGGTGGCTGGCCTCCGCGCTGTGGGCCGAGGCGTTGCTGGCCCAGCAGGCCGGGCTCTGGCCCCGGCTCAAGCTGTGCCACAACGTCGACTGCCGGGTCGCCTTCTTCGACACCTCCCGCAACAACAGCGGCGTCTGGCACGACGTCAGCACCTGCGGCAACACCGCCAACCTGCGGGCCTTCCGGGAACGCAAGCGGCTGCTCGGCGAGAGTGGCAGCCAGCTCCCCCACCCCGAGCGGTAG